The sequence below is a genomic window from Bactrocera neohumeralis isolate Rockhampton chromosome 4, APGP_CSIRO_Bneo_wtdbg2-racon-allhic-juicebox.fasta_v2, whole genome shotgun sequence.
AGAATATTTGAATAAGCGGTCAAAAAAGAGgaattttcatatgtatgtatgtatatatctacatgTGGGATTTGAAGCTGCTATGCAGTCTTCTATGTTTCGTTTATTATAACCACTGGCTTAATGATATCATGTAAAATTTCTGGGTTTcgaaaatagtttaaaataatttttcacatgAAATCGTTGTCACTCCCTTTTatctaaaaagtattttttcacgTTGTAAACACTTCCCAActcaaactgaaaatattttcaggtaGCACACTCATGAAACAAAAGTGTCAAAATGacttctaaaaattttcaaaaacacattccactttatttacaaacaaaattaaatattgccgcaaaatttttactcaaaattccaaaaaaaaggtcGCCAGCTCTCACTAATCACATGCACTGGAAAAACAGgaatagtttttaatatttaatagagtCTGACGTTGCAAAATTGTCAGTTGTAATGTCCTATTCCACTGAGGATACGGCTTTGGCTTTGGCCTACACGAGCATAGGATTTTGGGCATTTTGCGCATCAATTCATGCCTTGGTGCTCCTGGTCCATGCGAGTTTGGAGTCGACGGAACCGCGACGTTGTGATACGCCTTTAATTAGATATGTGAAGAGTGAGTAAGTTACATTGATTTGAAAATAAAGATGTgacacaaacattttttaaaatatatacaatttgaaTTGTCggcctaaaggtatgctacaTCTCAAAAGAATATGttattttgctgtttttgaatgtgtcatgaaatatatttcttatgcCATGAGTTGTATGCTTTAAAAATTCTCTTGTTTTTTGAATATGTGTTATAATTCTGAAATTATCATGATATTGCATCTCCTgtgaaatatttgaagttaacaATATAAGCGCGACATCTGTCGTTGAAGTATGGCATGATACTTTTAACTTATCTACCGTGTGTTATAAAGAACTTTGCCTTAATTGAGTTTAGTAATTAAAATCTATCGCTTATTTCATTTTCCAATTTCGTGCCGCAGCTATACCCGTTGACTTTCACTTCAATGCGCTGTTTGGCGATTTACTACGCACTGGAGCCTCATTTATACTACTCAAAGCAATTAATGACGTAAGTACGTTTCAGACTTAGTTTGCCTTAAccatttcttatatatatactgTGATGGTAGAAGATGAAAAAGTGTAGCACATAGAAATTGTTATGATTTCTGGACACGTTGAtggtataaatttataatattttttttttaatatttgcttaaactatatttaattagttttttttttaatttagtgcaACACCAACATGCTTGTGAACTTTTTGCGCTTCAAATATGTTGAAGTATTCCTTCtgctaattttatttactgTCAGCTGCTTCAGAACAGAAGCGAACGCGTTTGTTAAGGCGTACTACACAATATCGCTGGGTGAGtgaaatttataaatcaaaTACACTTTAAAGACACATGGTAAAGAAAAAGCTAATAgagattttataataaaattatacaaaaaaacaaaaaattggtgaaaaataattttttcatatatttctattattcaagttaaattttgttattattattattataaaaattctttgtttttgaaataaaaaactatttaaaaaaaagttcgcttttttcatacaaacaaatttcaaacaaaaatcctaaaatttattaaataaatttattttttataaaaacaattttttttttaattttttttgtcaaacttttttaccaaaatttaattagaataaaattcattttaagttaattttttttaataaaaattaaatttacttgtAATATAAACAcacttttcttaaaataatttatttgtaattggtaaaaaaattttttttttaatgtactgaaaataaatttaattttattaaaaaaaaatagtttgaaataaattttattctaattaaattttcgtaaaaaaaatttaaaaaaaaaatcattaaatttattaaataaatttattttttataaaaacaaatcttttttttgtcaaactttttttatcaaaatttaattagaataaaatttgaaattaatttaaaaaacaattaaatttacttgtaatataaacacaatttttttaataatttttttgtatttcttaaaaaaatggttttctttaatttactgaaaataaatttaattttattaaaaaatttagtttgaaataaattttattcaattttattaaaatttgaaattaataaaaaacacaaatattattaaaaaattaaattaatttaatttaattaaaaaattttgtttaaaataaattttatgcaattttattcaaaaattttactaaaaataaatttaatttttattaaaaactttaatttgaaataaattttattctaattaaattttggtaaaaaatttttaacaaaaaatatgtaaagaaaattgtgtttttgttaaaaataaatttaataaattatggcaaaaaactgtttgataaaaaaaatataaaaaaattgcgtttttattaaaagtaaatttaattttattattaaaatatgaaattttattattaaaattaaattttggaagaaagatttatgggaaaaaaatcatatattttatacatattatatacattacaTCTGTTTCTATTCAaactaaattttgataaaaaaaaaattattaaaaaaatatttgaaaaaaaatttcagaattaatgatcaaaaattttttcgatgttCCGAAGCAAAATTTTCGGTGATTAAATTTCttactttaatgaaaaatttttaataagaaaatgcaaagaattttttgatactaaaatttaaattttcagttttagaTTTGGCAGTGCTgtatattatattcatatattgcTGCGAGCTCTTATCCAATAAGTGAGCAAGAAATGAAGAAAGCTCttcaaatgcatatgtatgtatgtatgtgtgtgtgtgagtttaaATCCTGCAGctgagttaaaaaatttaatatttataaaaaaatgtcaataaaaattatgtgtaTTAGTTTTTTTAAGAGATATTGTACTAACGAAATTTTTTGCGgctaaagttaaaaaatataaaaaaaatatttgaaaatatttaaacttattaaaaaaagcttgtactaaattttttagaattttgaataatttaatttaatttttaagttttttacactccctaaaaattctaaaaatcttcaaaaatcatACCAatattacatatactatatgcatataGAGCAAATAACGCAAAAGTGCATTTACAGAGTGCTGTTAGAAATTTACGACAACTTAAAGCCAAAGTCGTGCTCGGCACTCAGGAGCACGTTTCTGTTGCATGCAATTTATGAAATGTCACCGCCGTTGAACTATGAACTTGAGGCaatttataaatacaacaatGTACAACGGCCATATAGGCATGCATTTCCTgcaggaacaacaacaaaaacagctagGTATACAAATACACCAAAAAGGTATATCAATCAAGGTATGTGAGCATACATTGAAACACATACCAGCATGCATGCAACAATCTCCTTCCTcatttacaacaaaaagaacaaacatATGTTTTGGTTGACTGGCAACATCATCGTTTCTTACAGCCGAAGTGCTGCTAGTTGAGCGCCCAGCAGCTGCCACATTGCCTGCGTCTTTTTTTGCCGCCTCCAGCAGTCATTTTGTGCTGCATAGTTCTAACGTCTAGACgcttattgttgtattttaagttttatatttttgccaaaGTCATTATTCTCCGGCCATTGTATGTGGTGGTGGTCGCATATATGAGATGATGCaggaataaattgaaaaattgtgaaGGTCCTTTAAGGATTGtaggaaaattacaaaaaagtagaaaatagaataaaataaaataaaataaaataaaataaattaaattaaattaaattaaaattaaaattaaaattatattatattatattaaacaaaattaaaattaaaattataattaaaattcaaatttaaattcaaattaaattaaattaattattttaaattaaataaaatttttctgaaatgaaattaaactaaatcaaataaaaaaaattaaattaaattaaattaaattaaattaaattaaattaaattaaaaaattaaattaaattaaattaaattgaattaaattaaattcaattaagttaaattaaaataaattttttttttatttgtaatgaaacaaagaaaatttgttattttttcccgaaaaaaaagaatttagtatacatatttaatcaATTTATCTTGCATAAGTATTAGATATCACTATCAGCGTGCTCAgtaaaaatttatgtacatatgtgtatcttTATACGCCTGGTTAACGGCATTATTTATACAATGAGCGTATTCATATTTCTCCCGTTATTCGCATGCACACATTTCATTCAATATCCTGCGGACACAATACAAAATTCTCGTTTATACCACAACGATATACAAATagacacacacaagcacacatgtagacatacatatgtcgatATAGATATGCAGATTGGCCAGCTGGTAGCTTAGATAATCTAAAATGTGCAGTTGCCACAGTAACAATTcactgaaattgaaataaactaaaatggaatttattttctaatttaaataagCCAGAAggcaacaaaagtaaaaagctatacaacaacaaaaactataacaaGCTGGATGTTTAATGTGCACATAAATACGCAGAATGGCCAGTAAACGATATAAATAGGAGAtagataacaaaaacaacaaaaaataaataaaaatagaaaagcaaaattcacaaaaaaaattaaatgtaaatatcaAGAATTTAGAAAAGgttagaaaaataaagaaaaaatttaaaaaaggttagaaaagtaaaaaaaaataatcttaatGGTCAGGATCAGTCtcttaaattaaacattttgtttagATAATAGTAATAGTACCTTAGTAGTGTTCCTCCAGTACCGTTAGCTTTTAAATCCTCTCTTAAATCATTATTATGTGAGaaatccaaaggaaaaatttaatttatcccttagacaaaattatctaacTTCGTCTCCTGAATATACAGAAAATTTTACTCAGAATTCTAACTGTCAGCTTCCTTGGACACAAGCCGAGCGCAGGCATTCTTGGTCACAGCATACTTTTTCAAAGCATTTCTATGTGAGAAACATgtattaacatacatacttttaggcgcacatGCCTGGATTTTATAGGTACATCATAAAACGTAACCAACCTACCGCAAACGCCCAAAAGTAGGCTAGGGTTGAGTATATTTTTCTCTCATATGAAATTTCTATTGGAAAATGTATGGCAAATTTTATACAGCGCTgtagatatgtaagtatgtgtgcgtatgcTAAATTGCCTGAAAGCggaaatattcaataattttatatgtcAGCTTGTTGTTAGCATTATTGCTTATTGCTTGTTGTTGCCGCGCTTATTGTTATGCCGCTTCATAACTGCTTACTGTGCATGCCATCGCATTTGCATACctacacacagacacacacagtgaaataaatttcattttatttacgcAATATTGATGAGCTGCTTCATAGCGGCAcacagttgttgctgttgttatttctgttattgttgttacttttatgtttattatgtgCGCCTTTTTGAGTTGcccgcttttgttgttgcacattttttgctgaaaaattgctaaatttttaTGATTGCAAATATCGCTCTCAGCGCCAACGTCCCTCGCTCACTTCATTATCGTTATTGCGAAATTTCGCCAGCTTGTGAATGGCTTCTGCCAGCCATTGCTGTTCCTTAGCAGctctttgttgttattatttatgctTTTTTAAGCTTATTTAGAATGCTCTTCCTTCGCTTACGTCGCCCCTTCTGCAATATATCATATTTGTATGCTtcctcattgttgttgtagctttgcTACAATGTGTTGCTGGGTATTTGTCGCTACAGCTGTGTCGCCATCTTCGAAAAATGCTTGCGAAATTTcctcattttttaatttctcgtCACTTTCTAAGGCAATCGCGCAAAATTCGTATTTTCTTTGTTACTTTTTTCTGCGCAGCTCTGCCATCTTGTGCATAAATTGTTGTaatgttattattaaaatttctgcaaaattaactgaaattgCTTTCATGACATTTTGAAGAATGTCAGCGTGGAAGTCTCTTAGACTTTTACGTTCCACACTTTGTTAAGCGTATTTACTTAAAGGATAAATTTGCTGATTACCTTTTCGATGCTGTCAGTTGTTGCTAGCACTTTGTAAATATGAAAAGCTCAGCTGTTGTCATCAGCAGCTAAATTAGTGTCCATTTGGAATTTTGGTACGCTAGAAAAGTGGAGAGTTATATACAGGATTTcttctaagatttttttttattttcggtataaagaaaaagaagaagaaaaaacatgaacttcggttgcacctaaCCTATAATAACCTTCCTAAATACAAAcaatttcttacaagaactaTAGTGACTCGAACAGAACCCTCTTCGGAGATTGCGCCGTTGTTTTGGACAATAGCCCAGCATAATTTATGAAGATCtcacttaaaaacaaaaacacattccaTAGGAGCGTTCGTTCTGTGTAAGCCAGCTATATAGTATGCTGTGATAGTCCGATATgggctgttccgacaaatgagcaggttCTTGGTGAGAAGAAGAAgggtgcaaagtttcagatcgatatctcaaaatctgaaGGACTGGTACGTGTAttaacagacggacggacacacAGACCAACATgactttatgtatatacatatgtgacctggtctacgaaaagggggcttaggtgtcaaaaaaaaggagaacaattaatgagataacgagaaactgacgattatttttaacagcttttcccagaaaactagttttcgcacgttagcccccttttcgtagaccaggtcacatatatatttaaattttgatagcTACTTCCACCgtgtagtaattttttttatgaaaaaaaccaCGATtatggtggtcaagcggcttcagttctcgcgccaatttgatcttgtaaggatgtaggccaagatttttttgcaaaattctccACAACGACTTTACAGAGATGTCCAAAGCCTGAGAACGActtgtgagagactgatttgggtcttgcTCAAATGATGCGCTAGCGGCCGCAATATTCTTGTCACCTCGGGcgcttctttgtctcactggcacgggaacatttttttctgtGCTTGTGAATTCAAATGTTTCCACTAGACTAAATTGTTTATCTGACAAGACGATTGTGACGTCCTTTTGTAAAAAGAGGACAATGGCTCTTGGCATTCTGAGTTGTATTCGAAATCACAGAAATATTTATAGACCGTCTGATATTTTTTAGTCGTTTTTGAGGTTTTTGTATCTTCTAAATCAAATTCTAGCGGTTCCGACCTTGCTCACACACCTGGTGCATTGAGGTTTTTCACGGATAGGTTAGGGTAAGAAGTGGAGATTTCTGTCGGaagctctccatcaactcttGCTTCAGGCTACCTGTAACCACTCTATCGTCTTTCAAGCGGAGGTGGCTGCCATCAAGATAACGGTAAATATACTGCTTGGGACTGATTGCGCTCCAGAGCGTTGTTTTGGACAATAGCCCATACTCATAATTTGCTATAACTTGTTAAGGTACATAACCTCATTAACAATGTCTATCAGTCTTTTTGCCATATTAGTCTAATCGATGCCCATTCACAACAGATTcacttaaatgaaatatttttgcttaggAAGTGCACCAttattctgatcgttcagtgtGAAACCGGCAGCTATATGTTGACCGCTAGTGTTCGATAAAGCTGGACCTATTTCTCCGAATGAGTCGGCAAGCGCTGGAAGAAGAAGGGTTCAAAGTTTCTCAAAATCCGCACTGGA
It includes:
- the LOC126755875 gene encoding uncharacterized protein LOC126755875, whose product is MSYSTEDTALALAYTSIGFWAFCASIHALVLLVHASLESTEPRRCDTPLIRYVKTIPVDFHFNALFGDLLRTGASFILLKAINDCNTNMLVNFLRFKYVEVFLLLILFTVSCFRTEANAFVKAYYTISLGE